The genomic window TAGCCAGATTTGTGGCTATTCCCACCACCAGTGGAACAGGTTCCGAGGTCACCGCCTTTGCAGTCATTACAGATAAAGGAGAGGATATAAAATACCCTCTGGCTGATTATGAGCTGACCCCGGATGTGGCGATTATTGATGTTGATTTTGTGATGAGTGTGCCGGCACAGGTAACTGCCGATACCGGTATCGATGTCCTGACACATGCAGTTGAGGCATATGTCTCGGTGATGGCATCAGATTACACCGATGCCCTGGCCCTGAAGGCAATTGAACTGGTATTTGGATATCTGCCCAAAGCCTACCGGGACGGTAAGGATCAGGAGGCCAGGGAAAAAATGCATAATGCCTCATGTATAGCAGGGATGGCTTTCACCAATGCCTTCCTGGGAATCAACCACAGCATGGCCCATAAACTGGGCGGGGAGTTTAATATTCCTCACGGCAGGGCCAATGCAATCCTGCTGCCACATGTAATCAGGTATAATTCCCAGAAACCCAGCAAGTTTGCTTCCTGGCCCAAGTATGAACACTTTATTGCACCGGAAAAGTACCGCCAGATAGCCGCTTACCTGGGACTGCAGGCAGATACACCGGAAAACGGGGTCAACAGCCTGGTGGCAGCTATAAGAAACCTGATGGCAGAGCTTCAGGTGCCCATGAGCATTGCCGAATGCGGGGTTAACGAAAAGGAGTTCCTGCAAAAACTGCCCCTTTTGGCGGAGAAGGCTTTTGAGGATCAGTCAACCATTTCGAACCCGAGGATGCCCCTGATAAAGGAAATTGAGGAAATATACCGGGAGGCCTATCTGCACTAAAGGTGGTATTATGTGTTCTATTTTCCCGCTTCTTGTCATAAAAATATGATAATAGATGCTCCCAATAAAAAAGGAAAAGAAGAGGTGGTACAGGTGCTGGTCGTTTTGAGGCCCCGCACGAAAAGGAAAATTATCGCGGGCTTTCGGGTTTTGGTAACACTGCTTGTTCTGGCGCTGGTGGTTGGCCATTTATACAACATGTACCACGGTAATGAGCTGATCAGGGAAGGATGGCTTAGAGATGATAAACCAAGTGGAAATCCTATGAGGGTGGAGAACCAGGTCAGGGAAACCCAAGAGAATAACCCAACTGTTCTAGACCAGTTTGTTGTTAAAGTTAGAGATTTTTACCACAGGGACCAATGAAAAAAGGATTTCGGTGGTTTATTGTGGAAATAAGAGTAGTCTGGGCTACTCTTATTTTTTCGGATGAATATGATTCGGATAACGTGTAAAGTGAGGTAAAAGGGATGAAAAGCCTGGTTAAAGAATTTATCAATTACCTTGCGGTAGAGCGGGGTCTGGCAGATAATACACTTGATTCATATAACCGGGACTTAAAGCAGTTTATGGCATTTCTGGAGAATGAAAAGGTTGATGATGTACAGCAAGCTACCAGACATGTGATTATGTCTTACATGCTCTTCCTGCAGAAAAGAGGACGGGCTACTGCTACCGTGTCAAGGCATTTGGCAGCGCTGAAGTCATTTTATCATTTCCTGCTGCGGGAGAAGTACATTGAAAAAGACCCGACAGCAAACCTGGAATCACCCAAATTGGAAAAAAAGCTGCCTCGTATCCTAACCGTTAATGAAGTTGAAAACCTGTTGAGTCAGCCCAGAGGGATAGAACCCACCGGGCTGCGCGATAAGGCAATGCTGGAATTGCTCTATGCTACCGGAATACGGGTCAGTGAGTTGATTTCCCTTGACATAAATCACATTAACCTGGAAATGGGGTACATAAGGTGTTTCGGAAAGGGTTCCAAGGAACGGATTGTGCCTGTGGGCAGCCTGGCCCGCAAATGTGTCAGCGAATATTTGCAAAAAGGGAGAGCAAAACTGATTAAAATCAGATCTGAAAAGGCCCTGTTTGTCAATCAGCATGGCAGAAGACTTACCAGACAAGGGTTTTGGAAGATTATCAAAAAGTATGCCAACAAGGCCGGGATTGCCAAAGATATTACCCCACATACCCTGAGACATTCCTTTGCCACCCATCTGCTGGAAAACGGGGCTGACCTGCGTTCTGTGCAGGAGATGCTGGGGCATGCCGATATTACTACAACACAGATTTACACTCACCTTACCAAAGGACGTTTAAGGGAGGTATATACCAAGAGCCACCCGCGGGCTTGATTATTAATTTATGCAGCAGGAGAGGTTAAGATGAGCAATATAAAAGAAATAAGAAACATAACTTTAATTGTAATAGACAGTCTGGGTATCGGTGAACTTCCTGATGCCGATGCATATGGAGACAGAGGGAGCAATACCCTGGTAAATACAGCCAAGGCAGTTGGAGGCCTGCAGATTCCCAATCTGCAGAAATTGGGTTTGGGTAATATTGTGGAAATCTCAGGGGCGCCTCCGGCAGAAGCGCCTCTGGCTTCCTTTGGCAGAATGGCAGAGGTCTCCGCCGGCAAGGATACTACCACCGGTCACTGGGAAATATCAGGCTTGGTCCTGCAAAAGCCGTTTCCGGCATTTCCCGAAGGGTTTCCTGATTTTATTATCAAAGAATTTGAAACCAGGACAGGGCGAAAGACCCTGGGTAATGAGGTGGCCTCCGGGACTGAGATAATGGCCCGCCTGGGTGAACAACATATAAAAACCGGGAGACCGATAGTATATACTTCAGCTGACAGTGTGTTTCAGATTGCAGCCCATGAGGAGATTATCCCCCTGGACGAGCTTTATGAAATGTGCCGGACTGCCAGAGCAATTCTGACAGGAGACTATGCCGTAGGCAGGGTGATTGCGCGGCCTTTTATCGGCAAACCGGGGGAGTTTAAAAGAACCTCCAACAGACATGATTTTTCCCTGGAACCTGTAGGGACGACAATTTTGGACATGCTCAAGGAAAGCGGCAGAGCTGTACAGGCAGTCGGCAAAATTGAGGATATTTTTGCAGGCCGGGGAATTACTGAAGCTGTACACACAACTGATAATATGGATGGAGTCGATAAGACTCTGGAATTTCTGGGAAAGTCGCAGGAAGGGCTTATTTTTACCAATCTGGTGGATTTTGATTCATCTTACGGACATCGGAATGATCCGGAAGGATATGCCCGGGCCCTGGAGGAACTGGATGGCCGATTGCCGGAAATTATAGACTTGATCAGTGAGGAAAAACTCCTCATAATTACCGCAGACCATGGTTGTGACCCGACTACAGAGAGTACTGACCACTCAAGAGAATATGTCCCCCTGCTGGTTTACAGCCCTGTGGGGAAAAAGGGGACTAACCTGGGTGTAAGGCAGAGCTTTGCCGATATAGCTGCAACCATAGCAGAAGTTTTCGGATTGCAGACCAGCCATGGGACAAGCTTTTTGAAAGAAGTGTTATAGTTTGTAATGCCTTGGAGGGAGGAGAAGTATATATGAGTTCAGTGAAGCTTCAGAAAACTGTTGATTTTATCAGGAGGAAAGTGTCAATTCGTCCTCAGGTGGGAGTTATTCTGGGGAGCGGACTGGGCGTTCTGGCTGCCGAGGTGAAAAATCAGCAAAGGCTGCATTATTCAGAACTGCCTCATTTTCCTGTCTCTACAGTGGAGGGACATGAAGGCCAGTTTATTTTCGGTGAACTTTCCGGCAAAAATGTGGCGCTGATGCAGGGACGTTTTCATTTTTATGAGGGGTATGCCATGGAACAGGTTGTGTTTCCGGTAAGGGTGATGCAGAAACTGGGGGTCCGGGTTCTCCTGGTTACCAATGCATCTGGAGGAATCAACCGGGACTTCAGCTCAGGTGACCTGATGCTGATTACCGACCACCTTAACCTGATGGGGACAAATCCTTTGATAGGGCCAAACTATGATGATATCGGGCCCAGGTTTCCGGATATGTCTGAGGCTTACGACAGGGAATTAATCCGAATTGCAGAGGAGGTAGCCCGAAAGAACGGGCTGGCCTGCCGCAAAGGTGTATATGCGGGTCTGACAGGACCCTCTTATGAGACCCCCGCCGAGATCAGGTATCTTAGGACCATTGGCGCTGATGCTGTAGGCATGTCAACAGTGCCTGAGGTCATCGTGGCTAATCATGCCGGAATCAGGGTTCTGGGAATATCGTGTGTTACCAATATGGCAGCAGGAGTCCTGCCGCAAAGGCTTAGCCATGCAGAGGTTATGGAAACGGCTAACAGGGTGCGGGACCAGTTTATCACTCTGGTTAAAGGGGTCCTGGATGAGGTGAACCCTGAATGAGGGTATATGATATAATTCTCAGAAAAAGAAACGGCATGGAGCTGTCTGCCGGAGAAATAAACCAGCTGATTGCCGGTTATATGTCAGGTAGTGTTCCTGACTATCAGATAGCAGCCTTTGTTATGGCTGTTTTTTTTCGGGGCATGTCGGCAAGGGAGACCTCTGACCTGACCATGGCGATTGTGGCTTCAGGTGACCGGGTTGACCTATCTGGAATAAAGGGCAGGAAAGTAGACAAGCACAGTACGGGCGGTGTTGGTGACAAGACAACCCTGGTCCTGGGGCCGCTGGTGGCCGCAGCCGGAGTCCCGGTTGCCAAGATGTCCGGGAGAGGACTCGGACATACCGGAGGGACAATAGATAAACTGGAGTCTATCCCTGGTTTTAATACTTCCCTTGACCGGGAAGTGTTTATTCAAAATGTTAACCGCATTGGAATCAGTATCGGAGGTCAGACTGGGAACCTTGCTCCTGCCGACAAGAAGCTGTATGCTCTAAGGGACGTTACGGCTACGGTTGACAGCATTCCACTCATTGCCAGCAGTGTGATGAGCAAAAAAATAGCTGCCGGGGCAGATGCCATAATCCTGGATGTGAAAACAGGAGACGGCGCCTTTATGAAAACCCTGCCCAGCGCTGTGGACCTGGCAAAGGCTATGGTGGAAATTGGTACACATGTGGGCAGACAGACTACAGCTCTGATTACAGACATGGAACAGCCGTTGGGACAGACGGTGGGTAATGCCCTGGAAGTACGGGAGGCTGTTGAGTGCCTCAGGGGGGAAGGTCCGGCTGACCTTAGGGAGCTCTGCCTGGTTCTGGGCAGCCAGATGGTACACCTGGCTGGGCCGGCAGAATCAGCAGATGAGGCCAGAGGCATGCTGGAAGAAATAATGGATAACGGCCGCGGCCTGGCAAAGCTCAGGGAACTGGTGGTAAACCAGGGCGGGGATGCTTCATTTATTGACGATCTGTCAGTACTTCCTCAGGCAGGTGAAAAAATTGAGCTGACTGCACCTGAGGACGGTTATATCTCGGGAATCAGGGCAGAACAAATAGGCATTGCTGCCATGATGCTCGGCGCCGGCAGGGAGACCAAAGAATCTAAGATTGACCTTGCGGTGGGAATTGAGCTGAAGAAAAAGCGCGGGGAAAGAGTTGCCAGGGGTGAAACTCTGGCAGTTCTCCATGTGAGTAATACAGAAACGGCGAACAGGAGCAGGAATATGGTCCTGGAGGCATTCACTATCAGCAAGGAGCCACCGGCGGCCAGAAAGCTTGTCTGGGGCCAGGTGACTGCAGAAGGAGTCGAACTGTACTAACAGATAGGTTTGTCCGGTGAAAAACTGGTTTGGCGAATAGCGCCTTTGAGAAAGTGCGAATAACCCCCTTAAGAAATTGAAATACTTTAAATGAAATCTTAGAAATGTTTGAATCAGAAATTTCAGTAGTGAATTTCAAGAGGGGGCGGAAAAATGAAACTTAAAAAGTTGTTTTGTCTGGTTACCGTTATCTTGATGCTGATACTCCAGTCTTCTCAGGTTGGCGCTCAGCCGGAATTGGAGACCACAGCCGAGTCAGCTATACTTGTTGACGCTGCTACCGGGAAAATATTATTTGCTAAAGAGCCGGATAAAGAATTACCGCCGGCCAGTGTTACCAAAGTGATGACACTTTTGACGGCATTTGATGCTATTGAAAATGGCAGGGCGAAGTTGACGGATACTGTTCAGGCTAGTGAAAATGCATCACAAATGGGTGGTTCACAGATATATCTGGAGCCGGGTGAAGAGATGTCCCTGAAGACCATGCTGATTGCAATAGCAGTGGGGTCGGCCAATGATTGTTGTGTTGCCGTTGCTGAACATATCGCCGGTTCCCATGAGGCCTTTGTTAAAATGATGAATCAAAAGGCGGCTGAGCTGGGCTGCAAACATACCAACTTTGTCAATGCTTACGGGCTGCCTGCAGAAGGACATTATACATCAGCCGGGGACCTGGCGGTAATGATGCGGGAAGCCATAAAACACCCGTTGTTCCTTGAATTAACTTCAATCAAGAGATATGACCTTAGGGGCGGCGAATTTATCCTTAACAATACCAACAAACTGCTCTGGTGGTATCGGGGAACCCTGGGGGGTAAAACCGGATGGACAAATGAGGCCAAGTACTGCCTGGCATCAATTGCCGAAAGGGATAACCTGAGACTGATTGGTGTGGTTATGGCAACACCTGAACCCAGGAGCCATTTTAGGGAATCCATGAAACTGTATAACTATGGTTTCGCTCAGTTTGAGGCAGTTCCTATTGCGCCTTCCGGACAGGTGATGGGTAAGGTCAGGGTTGGCAAGGGCACTGTTGACTGGCTGAACGCAGCGGCAAAGGGTGAAGTCAGCGCTGTAGTCCCCAAAGGGCAGAAAGAAACAGTAACCCATAAGGTCTTTGTAGACCCGACAGTTATTGCTCCTGTCAGCAAGGGGCAGGCACTGGGCCGGGTAGTCGTCTATGAAGAGGGTAAAGAGGTGCTCAAGGTTGACCTTGTCTCGACCAAAGACATTCCCAGAGGTACGGTGTTCAGGCAAATGTTTAAACTCCTGAAAAATGTTTACTCGTACAGCCAGTAAATCTATAATGGACAAATGTGTCCCCCTCAGGCGAGGGGGATGCTTTATTGTTTAAAGGATATTTATTCACCCAATACTCGACATAACCTTACAATTGTTTCACGGCAGATTTGAAGGAAAAAGAATCCAGCCTGTAGAATTCGTTAGCATGTACAGGAGGGTGGGTGCAATATATGAATATTGAGTCTGTGGCTAACCGGAAAACACTGATTTTAAGGGTGTCCGGAGAACTGGATATGCTGGTTGCAGATGATTTCCGGAGGAAGACAGATGCATTGATGGAAAACCACTGTTCCAGAAACCTGGTGCTGAACCTGGCGGGAGTCAACTTTATTGACAGCTCAGGATTGGGAGCAATTCTGGGGAGGTACAAAAACATCACCATGGGCGGGGGAAAGGTGGCTTTAGTGGGAGCGCCGCCACAGGTAAGGAGAATCCTGGAACTGTCAGGTATTCTGCGTATTACAAGCGAATTTGAAACAGAAAATGATGCCCTGGAGGCAATGTAGGGGGTCTAGAAATGAAGATCAAGAATCAAATTAAA from Phosphitispora fastidiosa includes these protein-coding regions:
- the xerD gene encoding site-specific tyrosine recombinase XerD, which encodes MKSLVKEFINYLAVERGLADNTLDSYNRDLKQFMAFLENEKVDDVQQATRHVIMSYMLFLQKRGRATATVSRHLAALKSFYHFLLREKYIEKDPTANLESPKLEKKLPRILTVNEVENLLSQPRGIEPTGLRDKAMLELLYATGIRVSELISLDINHINLEMGYIRCFGKGSKERIVPVGSLARKCVSEYLQKGRAKLIKIRSEKALFVNQHGRRLTRQGFWKIIKKYANKAGIAKDITPHTLRHSFATHLLENGADLRSVQEMLGHADITTTQIYTHLTKGRLREVYTKSHPRA
- a CDS encoding phosphopentomutase, yielding MRNITLIVIDSLGIGELPDADAYGDRGSNTLVNTAKAVGGLQIPNLQKLGLGNIVEISGAPPAEAPLASFGRMAEVSAGKDTTTGHWEISGLVLQKPFPAFPEGFPDFIIKEFETRTGRKTLGNEVASGTEIMARLGEQHIKTGRPIVYTSADSVFQIAAHEEIIPLDELYEMCRTARAILTGDYAVGRVIARPFIGKPGEFKRTSNRHDFSLEPVGTTILDMLKESGRAVQAVGKIEDIFAGRGITEAVHTTDNMDGVDKTLEFLGKSQEGLIFTNLVDFDSSYGHRNDPEGYARALEELDGRLPEIIDLISEEKLLIITADHGCDPTTESTDHSREYVPLLVYSPVGKKGTNLGVRQSFADIAATIAEVFGLQTSHGTSFLKEVL
- a CDS encoding purine-nucleoside phosphorylase — its product is MSSVKLQKTVDFIRRKVSIRPQVGVILGSGLGVLAAEVKNQQRLHYSELPHFPVSTVEGHEGQFIFGELSGKNVALMQGRFHFYEGYAMEQVVFPVRVMQKLGVRVLLVTNASGGINRDFSSGDLMLITDHLNLMGTNPLIGPNYDDIGPRFPDMSEAYDRELIRIAEEVARKNGLACRKGVYAGLTGPSYETPAEIRYLRTIGADAVGMSTVPEVIVANHAGIRVLGISCVTNMAAGVLPQRLSHAEVMETANRVRDQFITLVKGVLDEVNPE
- a CDS encoding pyrimidine-nucleoside phosphorylase → MRVYDIILRKRNGMELSAGEINQLIAGYMSGSVPDYQIAAFVMAVFFRGMSARETSDLTMAIVASGDRVDLSGIKGRKVDKHSTGGVGDKTTLVLGPLVAAAGVPVAKMSGRGLGHTGGTIDKLESIPGFNTSLDREVFIQNVNRIGISIGGQTGNLAPADKKLYALRDVTATVDSIPLIASSVMSKKIAAGADAIILDVKTGDGAFMKTLPSAVDLAKAMVEIGTHVGRQTTALITDMEQPLGQTVGNALEVREAVECLRGEGPADLRELCLVLGSQMVHLAGPAESADEARGMLEEIMDNGRGLAKLRELVVNQGGDASFIDDLSVLPQAGEKIELTAPEDGYISGIRAEQIGIAAMMLGAGRETKESKIDLAVGIELKKKRGERVARGETLAVLHVSNTETANRSRNMVLEAFTISKEPPAARKLVWGQVTAEGVELY
- a CDS encoding D-alanyl-D-alanine carboxypeptidase family protein — encoded protein: MKLKKLFCLVTVILMLILQSSQVGAQPELETTAESAILVDAATGKILFAKEPDKELPPASVTKVMTLLTAFDAIENGRAKLTDTVQASENASQMGGSQIYLEPGEEMSLKTMLIAIAVGSANDCCVAVAEHIAGSHEAFVKMMNQKAAELGCKHTNFVNAYGLPAEGHYTSAGDLAVMMREAIKHPLFLELTSIKRYDLRGGEFILNNTNKLLWWYRGTLGGKTGWTNEAKYCLASIAERDNLRLIGVVMATPEPRSHFRESMKLYNYGFAQFEAVPIAPSGQVMGKVRVGKGTVDWLNAAAKGEVSAVVPKGQKETVTHKVFVDPTVIAPVSKGQALGRVVVYEEGKEVLKVDLVSTKDIPRGTVFRQMFKLLKNVYSYSQ
- a CDS encoding STAS domain-containing protein, whose amino-acid sequence is MNIESVANRKTLILRVSGELDMLVADDFRRKTDALMENHCSRNLVLNLAGVNFIDSSGLGAILGRYKNITMGGGKVALVGAPPQVRRILELSGILRITSEFETENDALEAM